One Setaria viridis chromosome 5, Setaria_viridis_v4.0, whole genome shotgun sequence genomic region harbors:
- the LOC117858150 gene encoding probable protein phosphatase 2C 3 → MSSSSTSSAAAHQQHHRRQGGGSGLVPLAALIKEEARTERRAGAGGGSRICARDEDAGGSGVAGEAAAEEEARRQRPLLRYGCAAQSKKGEDFFLLRTDCPRPSTSASSSAASPHPTFAVFAVLDGHNGNAAAIYTRDNLLNHVLSAMPRGLSREEWLHALPRALVAGFVKTDKEFQSKGQTSGTTATFVIIDGWTITVASVGDSRCILDAQGGTVSLLTVDHRLEENVEERERVTASGGEVGRLSVVGGAEIGPLRCWPGGLCLSRSIGDIDVGEFIVPVPYVKQVKLSNAGGRLIIASDGIWDALPSEAAAKSCRGLPAELAAKQVVKEALRTRGLKDDTTCIVVDIIPPGQTIRPASPPKKMNKLKSLIFRKKAKDPSQKLTKQHSGAGVVEEIFEEGSAMLSERLGPDSNGGRTSSSLFTCAICQVDLEPSEGISVHAGSIFSSSSKPWEGPFLCSDCRDKKDAMEGKRPSGVKVL, encoded by the exons ATGTCGTCCTCGTCGAcgtcttcggcggcggcgcaccagcAGCACCACCGGCGCCAGGGCGGAGGGAGCGGGCTcgtgccgctcgccgccctCATCAAGGAGGAGGCCCGCACcgagcgccgcgccggcgccggcggcgggagcaggaTCTGCGCGCGCGACGAGGACGCCGGAGGCTCCGGCGtggcaggggaggcggcggcggaggaggaggcgcggaggCAGCGCCCGCTGCTGCGGTACGGGTGCGCCGCGCAGTCCAAAAAGGGCGAGGACTTCTTCCTGCTGAGGACGGACTGCCCGCGCCCCTCCacctctgcttcctcctccgcggcctcgcCGCACCCCACCTTCGCCGTCTTCGCC GTGCTTGATGGCCATAATGGTAATGCGGCTGCAATATACACAAGGGACAATTTGCTCAACCATGTCCTCAGCGCGATGCCACGTGGGCTGTCCAGGGAGGAGTGGTTGCACGCGTTGCCACGAGCACTGGTCGCTGGGTTTGTTAAGACGGACAAGGAGTTCCAGAGCAAAG GCCAAACATCTGGCACAACTGCTACGTTTGTGATAATTGACGGATGGACTATCACTGTTGCCTCTGTTGGCGATTCTCGCTGTATTTTAGATGCTCAGGGTGGGACTGTTTCTTTGCTTACTGTGGATCACAGACTAGAAGAAAATGTTGAGGA GAGGGAGCGTGTTACAGCAAGTGGAGGTGAAGTTGGAAGGCTTAGTGTTGTTGGTGGAGCAGAG ATTGGTCCGCTACGATGCTGGCCAGGAGGACTATGCCTATCAAGATCCATTGGAGATATTGATGTTGGCGAATTTATTGTTCCTGTTCCTTATGTGAAGCAAGTGAAG TTGTCAAATGCTGGAGGAAGGCTTATCATTGCTTCAGATGGCATTTGGGATGCATTGCCCTCAGAGGCAGCTGCTAAGTCTTGCAGAGGTTTACCTGCTGAGCTTGCTGCAAAGCAAGTTGTTAAG GAGGCGCTCAGGACAAGAGGGCTAAAGGATGATACAACTTGCATTGTTGTTGACATAATCCCACCTGGTCAAACAATACGACCTGCTTCTCCGCCTAAAAAGATGAACAAGTTGAAGTCTTTAATCTTCAGAAAGAAAGCAAAGGATCCTTCTCAGAAATTGACTAAGCAACATTCAGGGGCTGGTGTCGTTGAAGAGATATTTGAAGAAGGTTCAGCCATGCTATCAGAAAG GTTAGGTCCTGATTCAAATGGTGGGCGTACATCGTCAAGCTTGTTTACATGCGCCATTTGCCAGGTAGATTTGGAACCAAGTGAAGGCATATCAGTCCATGCCGGATCCATCTTCTCTTCGAGCTCTAAGCCATGGGAAGGCCCATTCCTCTGCTCAGATTGCCGTGATAAGAAGGACGCCATGGAAGGCAAACGGCCAAGCGGCGTCAAGGTTCTGTAG